The following coding sequences lie in one Arabidopsis thaliana chromosome 3, partial sequence genomic window:
- a CDS encoding ATP binding microtubule motor family protein (ATP binding microtubule motor family protein; FUNCTIONS IN: microtubule motor activity, ATP binding; INVOLVED IN: microtubule-based movement; CONTAINS InterPro DOMAIN/s: Kinesin, motor region, conserved site (InterPro:IPR019821), Kinesin, motor domain (InterPro:IPR001752); BEST Arabidopsis thaliana protein match is: phragmoplast-associated kinesin-related protein 1 (TAIR:AT4G14150.1); Has 30201 Blast hits to 17322 proteins in 780 species: Archae - 12; Bacteria - 1396; Metazoa - 17338; Fungi - 3422; Plants - 5037; Viruses - 0; Other Eukaryotes - 2996 (source: NCBI BLink).), producing MSNVTVCARFRPRSSKEMRDPSRDGVCARPIDAETFVFQDDKEDEFTFSLDRVFYEDSTQAAVYEFLALPIMRDAVNGINGTIITYGQTGAGKTYSMEGPGIQDCDEHNKGLLPRVVHGMFEQISSSNDIARYTVKLSMVEIYMEKVRDLLDLSKANIQIKENKTQGILLSGVTEASFIVPVSDSVEALQHLCTGLANRAVGETQMNMSSSRSHCAYLFTIQQDSVKDKRVKTGKLILVDLAGSEKADKTGAEGRVLEEAKTINKSLSALGNVINALTSGPSSKGNHIPYRDSKLTRILQDALGGNSRMALLCCCSPSTLNASETLSTLRFGMRAKHIKASPRASEVKSAKAQEEPSSVTKDEKCGRILEKMKERMSNEDIKMLEDVFIQEGIIFSLDSMAEVETVYEDIVSKTIQSLQQAVDELQQKVKKLEAENIGIQEQALRNHEPGSVGKMSRFISSWYASFFTS from the exons ATGTCTAACGTAACCGTCTGTGCGCGATTCAGGCCGCGAAGCTCTAAAGAGATGCGCGATCCCAGCAGAGATGGTGTCTGTGCTCGACCCATCGACGCTGAAACCTTCGTTTTCCAA GATGACAAGGAAGATGAATTTACATTTAGCCTCGATAGAGTTTTTTATGAGGACTCTACCCAAGCTGCGGTTTATGAGTTTCTGGCTCTCCCCATCATGAGAG ACGCTGTAAATGGTATAAACGGAACAATCATCACTTATGGACAG ACAGGGGCTGGGAAGACTTATTCCATGGAG GGACCAGGCATCCAGGACTGTGATGAGCACAATAAAGGACTTCTTCCAAGAGTGGTCCATGGGATGTTTGAGCAAATCAGCTCTTCCAATGATATTGCAAGATACACTGTTAAATTGTCTATG GTTGAGATCTACATGGAGAAAGTCAG GGACCTGTTGGACTTATCAAAAGCAAACATACAGATCAAGGAGAACAAAACACAAGGAATACTCTTGTCAGGCGTTACAGAGGCTAGCTTCATT GTGCCTGTATCAGATTCGGTGGAGGCATTACAACATCTATGC ACCGGTTTAGCTAACCGCGCAGTTGGGGAAACCC AAATGAATATGTCCAGCAGTAGAAGCCACTGCGCCTACTTGTTCACAATCCAGCAGGATTCAGTTAAAGATAAAAG GGTAAAAACAGGAAAACTGATTCTTGTCGACCTGGCTGGCTCAGAGAAAGCAGACAAAACTGGAGCAGAAGGTAGGGTTCTTGAAGAAGCGAAGACGATCAATAAATCGCTCTCAGCCTTGGGGAACGTGATAAACGCTCTCACTAGTGGGCCATCTAGCAAAGGGAATCACATACCATATCGTGACTCCAAGCTTACTCGCATCTTACAGGATGCCCTG GGTGGAAATTCTCGAATGGCGCTGCTTTGCTGTTGCTCACCAAGCACTTTAAATGCATCTGAGACGCTCTCAACTCTCAGGTTTGGCATGAG GGCAAAACACATAAAAGCATCACCACGTGCTAGTGAAGTGAAATCTGCGAAGGCACAGGAGGAACCCTCCTCGGTTACCAAAGATGAAAAATGTGGGAGGATCCTAGAAAAG ATGAAAGAGAGGATGAGCAACGAAGACATCAAAATGCTAGAAGATGTGTTTATACAGGAAGGGATCATTTTCAGCCTAGATTCGATGGCTGAAGTGGAAACCGTATACGAAGATATTGTATCAAAAACTATACAATCCTTACAGCAGGCTGTTGATGAACTCCAACAGAAAGTCAAAAAG TTAGAAGCAGAAAACATAGGTATTCAGGAACAAGCATTGCGCAATCACGAACCTGGTTCGGTCGGAAAGATGTCAAGGTTCATCAGTTCTTGGTATGCATCGTTCTTTACGTCCTAA
- the EMB3126 gene encoding Ribosomal protein L1p/L10e family (Ribosomal protein L1p/L10e family; FUNCTIONS IN: structural constituent of ribosome, RNA binding; INVOLVED IN: translation, RNA processing; LOCATED IN: in 6 components; EXPRESSED IN: 24 plant structures; EXPRESSED DURING: 14 growth stages; CONTAINS InterPro DOMAIN/s: Ribosomal protein L1 (InterPro:IPR002143), Ribosomal protein L1, bacterial-type (InterPro:IPR005878), Ribosomal protein L1, 2-layer alpha/beta-sandwich (InterPro:IPR016094); BEST Arabidopsis thaliana protein match is: Ribosomal protein L1p/L10e family (TAIR:AT2G42710.1); Has 9168 Blast hits to 9162 proteins in 2816 species: Archae - 276; Bacteria - 5341; Metazoa - 152; Fungi - 277; Plants - 105; Viruses - 0; Other Eukaryotes - 3017 (source: NCBI BLink).): MAACATHSSLMLAYAAASTRSQDLTPTPSLFSFASSRPNHLSFPLLLLGGSRDRRCAAIDRASNHKFIVSAVAAEADLDTEEDLEQTATAVLDPPKPKKGKAALVLKRDRTRSKRFLEIQKLRETKKEYDVNTAISLLKQTANTRFVESVEAHFRLNIDPKYNDQQLRATVSLPKGTGQTVIVAVLAQGEKVDEAKSAGADIVGSDDLIEQIKGGFMEFDKLIASPDMMVKVAGLGKILGPRGLMPNPKAGTVTANIPQAIEEFKKGKVEFRADKTGIVHIPFGKVNFTEEDLLINFLAAVKSVETNKPKGAKGVYWKSAHICSSMGPSIKLNIREMIDFKPPTAN; encoded by the exons ATGGCTGCTTGCGCTACTCACTCCTCTCTCATGCTAGCATACGCCGCCGCATCCACTCGTTCCCAGGACCTTACCCCTACTccatctcttttctcttttgccaGCTCCAGACCCAACCACTTGAGCTTCCCGCTTCTTCTCCTTGGGGGTTCCAGGGACCGGAGATGTGCTGCTATTGACAGAGCTTCCAACCACAAGTTTATTGTCTCCGCCGTGGCCGCTGAGGCTGACCTCGACACGGAGGAGGACCTGGAGCAGACCGCCACCGCCGTCCTTGATCCGCCCAAGCCTAAGAAAGGAAAAGCCGCTTTGGTTCTCAAGAGAGATAGA ACAAGGTCTAAGAGGTTTTTGGAAATCCAAAAGCTAAGGGAAACCAAAAAGGAGTATGATGTCAACACTGCTATCTCTTTGCTTAAACAAACTGCCAACACAAGGTTTGTTGAGTCTGTTGAAGCCCATTTCCGTCTCAACATCGATCCTAAGTACAATGACCAGCAGCTGCGTGCAACG GTGAGCCTGCCTAAGGGAACTGGCCAGACTGTTATAGTCGCTGTTCTTGCACAAG GTGAGAAGGTTGATGAAGCCAAAAGTGCAGGGGCAGATATTGTGGGCAGTGATGATTTAATCGAACAGATTAAAGGAGGCTTCATGGAGTTTGACAAGCTGATTGCATCCCCGGATATGATGGTCAAG GTTGCTGGCCTGGGAAAGATTCTTGGACCACGGGGGCTCATGCCAAATCCCAAGGCTGGTACAGTCACAGCGAACATTCCCCAG GCTATTGAAGAGTTCAAGAAGGGGAAAGTTGAATTCAGAGCAGACAAAACTGGGATTGTTCACATTCCATTTGGGAAAGTTAATTTTACAGAGGAAGACCTTCTCATAAACTTCCTTGCAGCAGTG AAATCGGTGGAGACAAACAAGCCAAAGGGAGCTAAAGGAGTGTACTGGAAAAGCGCTCACATATGCTCGTCAATGGGGCCTTCCATCAAGTTGAACATAAGAGAGATGATAGACTTCAAGCCTCCCACTGCGAACTAA
- a CDS encoding ATP binding microtubule motor family protein (ATP binding microtubule motor family protein; FUNCTIONS IN: microtubule motor activity, ATP binding; INVOLVED IN: microtubule-based movement; CONTAINS InterPro DOMAIN/s: Kinesin, motor region, conserved site (InterPro:IPR019821), Kinesin, motor domain (InterPro:IPR001752); BEST Arabidopsis thaliana protein match is: phragmoplast-associated kinesin-related protein 1 (TAIR:AT4G14150.1); Has 10148 Blast hits to 9733 proteins in 305 species: Archae - 0; Bacteria - 0; Metazoa - 4474; Fungi - 1347; Plants - 1834; Viruses - 0; Other Eukaryotes - 2493 (source: NCBI BLink).) — translation MSNVTVCARFRPRSSKEMRDPSRDGVCARPIDAETFVFQDDKEDEFTFSLDRVFYEDSTQAAVYEFLALPIMRDAVNGINGTIITYGQTGAGKTYSMEGPGIQDCDEHNKGLLPRVVHGMFEQISSSNDIARYTVKLSMVEIYMEKVRDLLDLSKANIQIKENKTQGILLSGVTEVPVSDSVEALQHLCTGLANRAVGETQMNMSSSRSHCAYLFTIQQDSVKDKRVKTGKLILVDLAGSEKADKTGAEGRVLEEAKTINKSLSALGNVINALTSGPSSKGNHIPYRDSKLTRILQDALGGNSRMALLCCCSPSTLNASETLSTLRFGMRAKHIKASPRASEVKSAKAQEEPSSVTKDEKCGRILEKMKERMSNEDIKMLEDVFIQEGIIFSLDSMAEVETVYEDIVSKTIQSLQQAVDELQQKVKKLEAENIGIQEQALRNHEPGSVGKMSRFISSWYASFFTS, via the exons ATGTCTAACGTAACCGTCTGTGCGCGATTCAGGCCGCGAAGCTCTAAAGAGATGCGCGATCCCAGCAGAGATGGTGTCTGTGCTCGACCCATCGACGCTGAAACCTTCGTTTTCCAA GATGACAAGGAAGATGAATTTACATTTAGCCTCGATAGAGTTTTTTATGAGGACTCTACCCAAGCTGCGGTTTATGAGTTTCTGGCTCTCCCCATCATGAGAG ACGCTGTAAATGGTATAAACGGAACAATCATCACTTATGGACAG ACAGGGGCTGGGAAGACTTATTCCATGGAG GGACCAGGCATCCAGGACTGTGATGAGCACAATAAAGGACTTCTTCCAAGAGTGGTCCATGGGATGTTTGAGCAAATCAGCTCTTCCAATGATATTGCAAGATACACTGTTAAATTGTCTATG GTTGAGATCTACATGGAGAAAGTCAG GGACCTGTTGGACTTATCAAAAGCAAACATACAGATCAAGGAGAACAAAACACAAGGAATACTCTTGTCAGGCGTTACAGAG GTGCCTGTATCAGATTCGGTGGAGGCATTACAACATCTATGC ACCGGTTTAGCTAACCGCGCAGTTGGGGAAACCC AAATGAATATGTCCAGCAGTAGAAGCCACTGCGCCTACTTGTTCACAATCCAGCAGGATTCAGTTAAAGATAAAAG GGTAAAAACAGGAAAACTGATTCTTGTCGACCTGGCTGGCTCAGAGAAAGCAGACAAAACTGGAGCAGAAGGTAGGGTTCTTGAAGAAGCGAAGACGATCAATAAATCGCTCTCAGCCTTGGGGAACGTGATAAACGCTCTCACTAGTGGGCCATCTAGCAAAGGGAATCACATACCATATCGTGACTCCAAGCTTACTCGCATCTTACAGGATGCCCTG GGTGGAAATTCTCGAATGGCGCTGCTTTGCTGTTGCTCACCAAGCACTTTAAATGCATCTGAGACGCTCTCAACTCTCAGGTTTGGCATGAG GGCAAAACACATAAAAGCATCACCACGTGCTAGTGAAGTGAAATCTGCGAAGGCACAGGAGGAACCCTCCTCGGTTACCAAAGATGAAAAATGTGGGAGGATCCTAGAAAAG ATGAAAGAGAGGATGAGCAACGAAGACATCAAAATGCTAGAAGATGTGTTTATACAGGAAGGGATCATTTTCAGCCTAGATTCGATGGCTGAAGTGGAAACCGTATACGAAGATATTGTATCAAAAACTATACAATCCTTACAGCAGGCTGTTGATGAACTCCAACAGAAAGTCAAAAAG TTAGAAGCAGAAAACATAGGTATTCAGGAACAAGCATTGCGCAATCACGAACCTGGTTCGGTCGGAAAGATGTCAAGGTTCATCAGTTCTTGGTATGCATCGTTCTTTACGTCCTAA
- the EMB3126 gene encoding Ribosomal protein L1p/L10e family (Ribosomal protein L1p/L10e family; FUNCTIONS IN: structural constituent of ribosome, RNA binding; INVOLVED IN: translation, RNA processing; LOCATED IN: chloroplast thylakoid membrane, ribosome, chloroplast, membrane; EXPRESSED IN: 24 plant structures; EXPRESSED DURING: 14 growth stages; CONTAINS InterPro DOMAIN/s: Ribosomal protein L1 (InterPro:IPR002143), Ribosomal protein L1, 3-layer alpha/beta-sandwich (InterPro:IPR016095), Ribosomal protein L1, bacterial-type (InterPro:IPR005878); BEST Arabidopsis thaliana protein match is: Ribosomal protein L1p/L10e family (TAIR:AT2G42710.1); Has 35333 Blast hits to 34131 proteins in 2444 species: Archae - 798; Bacteria - 22429; Metazoa - 974; Fungi - 991; Plants - 531; Viruses - 0; Other Eukaryotes - 9610 (source: NCBI BLink).) — MAACATHSSLMLAYAAASTRSQDLTPTPSLFSFASSRPNHLSFPLLLLGGSRDRRCAAIDRASNHKFIVSAVAAEADLDTEEDLEQTATAVLDPPKPKKGKAALVLKRDRTRSKRFLEIQKLRETKKEYDVNTAISLLKQTANTRFVESVEAHFRLNIDPKYNDQQLRATVSLPKGTGQTVIVAVLAQGEKVDEAKSAGADIVGSDDLIEQIKGGFMEFDKLIASPDMMVKVAGLGKILGPRGLMPNPKAGTVTANIPQSSRRGKLNSEQTKLGLFTFHLGKLILQRKTFS; from the exons ATGGCTGCTTGCGCTACTCACTCCTCTCTCATGCTAGCATACGCCGCCGCATCCACTCGTTCCCAGGACCTTACCCCTACTccatctcttttctcttttgccaGCTCCAGACCCAACCACTTGAGCTTCCCGCTTCTTCTCCTTGGGGGTTCCAGGGACCGGAGATGTGCTGCTATTGACAGAGCTTCCAACCACAAGTTTATTGTCTCCGCCGTGGCCGCTGAGGCTGACCTCGACACGGAGGAGGACCTGGAGCAGACCGCCACCGCCGTCCTTGATCCGCCCAAGCCTAAGAAAGGAAAAGCCGCTTTGGTTCTCAAGAGAGATAGA ACAAGGTCTAAGAGGTTTTTGGAAATCCAAAAGCTAAGGGAAACCAAAAAGGAGTATGATGTCAACACTGCTATCTCTTTGCTTAAACAAACTGCCAACACAAGGTTTGTTGAGTCTGTTGAAGCCCATTTCCGTCTCAACATCGATCCTAAGTACAATGACCAGCAGCTGCGTGCAACG GTGAGCCTGCCTAAGGGAACTGGCCAGACTGTTATAGTCGCTGTTCTTGCACAAG GTGAGAAGGTTGATGAAGCCAAAAGTGCAGGGGCAGATATTGTGGGCAGTGATGATTTAATCGAACAGATTAAAGGAGGCTTCATGGAGTTTGACAAGCTGATTGCATCCCCGGATATGATGGTCAAG GTTGCTGGCCTGGGAAAGATTCTTGGACCACGGGGGCTCATGCCAAATCCCAAGGCTGGTACAGTCACAGCGAACATTCCCCAG AGTTCAAGAAGGGGAAAGTTGAATTCAGAGCAGACAAAACTGGGATTGTTCACATTCCATTTGGGAAAGTTAATTTTACAGAGGAAGACCTTCTCATAA